The following coding sequences are from one Nicotiana tabacum cultivar K326 chromosome 1, ASM71507v2, whole genome shotgun sequence window:
- the LOC107773381 gene encoding uncharacterized protein LOC107773381, whose product MGRKPNDSEPTRYATMILLLMGLVSCTAVYIFMSAVMRPAGSSVVERLAAEEGEFSGGGGGEGEGECCSGIESFELWGAAVKWGSDFKVNSSKECCNACKAMCTGNHGPCLCDTWVFCGNKKFCGDKFGECWLKKQKDTLAPDRQEAGNKVMWTSGIVFGKGEGIVALETEFGDIHVKLLPECSPRSVFNILELLGVRHCAGCQFFRAETRGQIWDTHGDHIKDASFGPPYALVQGTLDAQGVAFESVPSESCPEIRRGSVAWVGSGPEFFISLANHQEWKKSYTVFGYVLPEDMEIVEKIAQLPTKLDVWSGVNVTVLENPVPLRVRRIKSNNGDLNLSS is encoded by the exons ATGGGTCGGAAGCCAAATGATTCCGAACCCACACGTTATGCCACTATGATCCTTCTTTTAATGGGTCTTGTTTCTTGTACTGCCGTGTACATTTTCATGTCGGCGGTTATGAGACCAGCCGGAAGTTCGGTGGTTGAGCGGTTAGCGGCGGAGGAAGGTGAATTTAGCGGTGGCGGTGGTGGTGAAGGGGAGGGTGAATGTTGTAGTGGAATCGAAAGTTTTGAGCTTTGGGGAGCTGCTGTAAAGTGGGGTTCTGATTTTAAGGTTAATAGTTCTAAAGAATGTTGTAATGCTTGTAAGGCTATGTGTACGGGTAATCATGGACCTTGTCTTTGTGATACGTGGGTTTTTTGTggaaataaaaagttttgtggtgACAAATTTGGTGAG TGCTGGTTGAAGAAGCAGAAAGATACTTTGGCTCCTGATAGACAGGAAGCAGGAAACAAGGTTATGTGGACGTCAGGCATTGTTTTTGGGAAAGGAGAG GGAATTGTCGCCTTGGAAACTGAATTTGGTGATATTCACGTCAAG CTTTTGCCAGAATGTTCCCCACGCTCAGTTTTTAACATTTTGGAGTTGTTGGGGGTGCGCCACTGTGCTGGTTGCCAATTTTTTCGTGCGGAAACTCGCGGACAAATTTGGGATACACATGGAGATCATATAAAAGAT GCTTCTTTTGGCCCTCCATATGCTTTAGTACAAggaactcttgatgctcaaggaGTAGCATTCGAGTCAGTTCCCAGTGAATCCTGTCCAGAAATAAGACGGGGTTCAGTTGCATGGGTTGGTTCTGGCCCTGAATTCTTTATCAGCTTAGCGAACCATCAAGAATGGAAAAAGTCATACACTGTTTTTGGCTATGTGTTGCCGGAGGATATGGAAATTGTAGAGAAAATAGCTCAGCTCCCCACAAAATTAGATGTCTGGAGCGGAGTTAAcgtgacagtcttggagaacccTGTACCTTTGAGGGTCCGACGAATCAAGTCCAACAATGGTGACCTAAACCTTAGCAGTTAG